A section of the Methanococcus voltae genome encodes:
- a CDS encoding NosD domain-containing protein, with product MKKSCFKLTFFVLLVTIVLSLNSAYADTEISGPYNISTPGNYYLINNITPGELGENDAIINIFCSNVTLDGKGYTIKGNYNSYGIVVRKNPKFIKNITIKNFKMENLERFGICIMNTTNSHILNNTVNSAYDSIALMNSSNNTIKNNNVSLSVRTGIEAVMGSNNNTIINNTVSNCQFGIDMGKSLNNTVINNTLYNAGICVGGDYYGNLNPNIMQWINHTIVNNTVNGKPIYYYKNNITGKVPKDAGQVILVNCSNMNVENLTLNNVSMGIDLGFCSNITVKNITMGNNSMANILAYQLHNSSISNNTIGSGKYGISLHYSNNNTICNNNISKFSEVGIIVATHCTNNTIENNELYKNNIDCMLDNSFNNTIKSNKFTMGGLTIRGSQKQYWNTHNITDNTVNGKPIYYYKNNNSEKVPEDAGQVILANCSNMNVENLAINNVSIGISLGFCSNITVINTNMTNIYDYGVYCSKSPNTTINNTRIVGIPYQGCGIYLKYSEYSSCINNNIVSVSVGILTTYSNNLKLINNDISSKSTNLAFITSDNSEIASNKIYNSALGIYLNAKNTKIYNNYIYSNNNGLLQDNPNNNSIYNNTFNNTRNVLVYDIMGLNYFNTTKENGGGNYWFTPEGTGFSEITPDKDGDGFCDEIYNISKGNIDYLPKCFKREEPAPKPGNNNNNRHRTIDASTSIDSKSLRRTVSESSVVYGSSFDKQLAENLKENIHSDDTEIDGDTIIIGGPRSNRIANQYNDRFSIPVTNDNPGENRGIIQVISIPSGSSTVIQNYKLIYIAGSDRLGTEAALKYFETLTELPEEPIIVEWTSSGYNVVN from the coding sequence ATGAAAAAAAGTTGTTTTAAATTGACATTTTTTGTATTATTGGTAACAATAGTATTGTCCCTTAATTCAGCATATGCAGACACTGAAATAAGTGGCCCCTACAATATTAGCACGCCAGGGAATTACTATTTAATAAACAATATAACTCCAGGGGAACTTGGAGAAAATGATGCAATAATAAATATTTTTTGCAGTAACGTAACCTTGGATGGTAAGGGATATACCATAAAGGGAAATTATAATTCATATGGTATAGTAGTACGTAAAAATCCCAAATTTATAAAAAATATCACAATAAAAAATTTTAAAATGGAAAATTTAGAGAGATTTGGAATTTGTATCATGAATACAACTAATTCTCATATATTAAATAACACTGTCAATTCAGCATATGATTCAATTGCATTGATGAATTCATCAAATAACACTATTAAAAATAACAATGTTTCATTATCTGTACGTACAGGTATCGAAGCAGTAATGGGCAGTAATAACAATACCATTATTAATAACACTGTTTCAAATTGCCAATTTGGAATTGATATGGGTAAATCGTTAAATAACACTGTGATAAATAATACATTGTACAATGCAGGGATATGCGTTGGTGGAGATTATTATGGTAACCTTAATCCTAATATTATGCAATGGATTAATCATACAATAGTAAATAACACCGTAAATGGAAAACCAATTTACTATTACAAAAATAATATTACTGGAAAAGTTCCAAAGGATGCTGGACAAGTAATACTCGTAAATTGTTCAAATATGAATGTTGAAAACTTGACCCTAAATAACGTTTCAATGGGCATAGACCTTGGTTTCTGTTCAAATATAACCGTTAAAAACATTACCATGGGTAATAATTCAATGGCAAATATTTTGGCATATCAGTTACATAATAGTAGTATTTCAAACAATACTATTGGTTCAGGAAAATATGGAATTTCACTACATTATTCAAATAACAATACAATTTGTAATAACAATATTTCAAAGTTTAGCGAGGTAGGAATTATAGTTGCTACCCACTGTACGAATAATACAATTGAAAACAATGAACTCTACAAAAATAATATAGACTGTATGTTGGACAATTCTTTTAACAATACTATAAAATCCAATAAATTTACTATGGGTGGTCTTACAATTCGTGGATCACAAAAACAATACTGGAATACACACAATATCACAGATAACACCGTAAATGGAAAACCAATTTACTATTACAAAAATAACAATTCAGAAAAAGTGCCAGAAGATGCAGGACAAGTAATACTTGCAAATTGTTCAAATATGAATGTTGAAAATTTAGCTATAAATAACGTTTCAATAGGTATAAGCCTTGGTTTCTGTTCAAATATAACAGTTATAAACACTAACATGACAAATATATACGATTACGGAGTATATTGTAGTAAGTCACCCAATACAACAATTAATAATACTAGAATAGTTGGTATTCCATATCAGGGTTGTGGGATATATTTAAAGTATTCAGAATATAGCTCATGTATAAATAATAACATAGTTTCAGTTAGTGTCGGCATACTTACCACATATTCAAACAACTTAAAACTAATTAATAACGACATATCATCTAAATCTACGAATTTAGCATTTATAACATCGGATAATTCAGAAATAGCTTCTAATAAAATATACAATAGTGCTTTAGGAATATACCTAAATGCAAAAAATACTAAAATATATAATAATTATATATATTCAAATAATAATGGATTATTACAAGATAATCCAAATAATAACTCAATATATAACAATACATTTAACAATACAAGAAATGTTCTCGTATATGATATTATGGGATTAAATTACTTCAACACTACAAAAGAGAACGGTGGTGGAAACTACTGGTTTACACCAGAAGGAACAGGTTTCTCTGAAATAACGCCTGACAAAGACGGAGACGGTTTCTGTGATGAAATATACAATATTTCAAAAGGAAACATTGATTACTTACCAAAATGTTTTAAAAGAGAAGAACCGGCACCTAAACCAGGCAATAATAACAATAATAGGCATAGAACAATAGATGCTTCCACTAGTATCGATTCTAAGTCTTTAAGAAGAACTGTTTCAGAATCATCAGTAGTTTACGGAAGTAGCTTCGATAAACAGTTAGCTGAAAATCTAAAGGAAAATATACATTCAGACGATACTGAAATAGATGGAGATACCATTATTATCGGAGGGCCTAGATCTAATAGAATAGCTAACCAATATAATGATAGATTCTCTATCCCTGTAACTAATGATAATCCTGGAGAAAATAGAGGAATTATACAAGTTATAAGTATTCCTTCAGGCTCTTCAACTGTAATACAGAATTATAAGTTAATCTATATAGCTGGTTCCGATAGATTAGGAACTGAAGCTGCTTTAAAATACTTTGAAACTCTTACAGAACTTCCTGAAGAACCTATTATCGTTGAGTGGACCAGTTCTGGTTATAATGTAGTTAACTAA